The Streptomyces sp. NBC_01255 genome window below encodes:
- a CDS encoding iron-siderophore ABC transporter substrate-binding protein has protein sequence MRRLLLTAAAATTAALALSACGTTEPAADDAKKSTERITLTDSTGEKVELDGPAKKVVGTEWNVVEHLITLGVDPVGVADVKGYKTWDTAVPLKNEPKDIGTRGEPSVETVAALKPDLIVATTDLPPAAVKQLRKVAPVLTLKAADAADPIGRMNADLDAIAKATGTTQKSDELKKAFQAKLDEGKKKLADAGLAGTKYAFADGYVMSNQVSIRPYTSGSLIGAVNEKLGLKNAWTVKGDPAYGLGTTDVEGLTKLGDVQFAYVGNDGDAGSTPFTGVLAKDKVWTSLPFVKKGNVHRLPDGIWMFGGPQSMSTYVDSVVAALTK, from the coding sequence ATGAGACGACTTCTCCTCACCGCGGCGGCCGCCACCACCGCGGCCCTCGCCCTGTCCGCCTGCGGTACCACCGAGCCCGCCGCCGACGACGCGAAGAAGAGCACCGAGCGCATCACCCTCACCGACTCCACGGGCGAGAAGGTCGAGCTCGACGGCCCCGCCAAGAAGGTCGTCGGCACCGAGTGGAACGTCGTCGAGCACCTGATCACGCTCGGCGTCGACCCGGTCGGCGTCGCCGACGTCAAGGGCTACAAGACCTGGGACACCGCCGTCCCGCTCAAGAACGAGCCGAAGGACATCGGCACCCGCGGCGAGCCCAGCGTGGAGACCGTCGCCGCCCTCAAGCCCGACCTCATCGTCGCCACCACCGACCTGCCGCCGGCCGCCGTGAAGCAGCTGCGCAAGGTCGCCCCGGTCCTGACGCTGAAGGCCGCCGACGCCGCCGACCCGATCGGCCGGATGAACGCGGACCTCGACGCCATCGCCAAGGCGACCGGCACCACGCAGAAGTCCGACGAGCTCAAGAAGGCGTTCCAGGCGAAGCTCGACGAGGGCAAGAAGAAGCTCGCCGACGCCGGTCTCGCCGGGACGAAGTACGCCTTCGCCGACGGCTACGTGATGTCCAACCAGGTCTCGATCCGCCCCTACACCAGCGGTTCGCTGATCGGCGCGGTCAACGAGAAGCTCGGTCTGAAGAACGCCTGGACCGTCAAGGGCGACCCGGCCTACGGCCTCGGCACCACCGACGTCGAGGGCCTCACCAAGCTCGGTGACGTGCAGTTCGCCTACGTCGGCAACGACGGCGACGCCGGCAGCACGCCGTTCACCGGTGTCCTCGCCAAGGACAAGGTCTGGACGTCCCTGCCGTTCGTCAAGAAGGGCAACGTGCACCGGCTGCCCGACGGCATCTGGATGTTCGGCGGCCCCCAGTCGATGAGCACGTACGTCGACTCCGTCGTCGCCGCGCTGACGAAGTAA
- a CDS encoding ABC transporter ATP-binding protein, producing the protein MRPHDQSDWTPPPRDSAQPKEPAQLRRILRLFRPYRARLVLVGLLVGAASLVSVASPFLLREILDTAIPQGRTGLLSLLALGMIATAVLTSVFGVLQTLISTTVGQRVMHDLRTGVYEQLQRMPLAFFTRTRTGEVQSRIANDIGGMQATVTSTATSLVSNLTAVVATVVAMLALDWRLTVVSLLLLPVFVWISRRVGRERKAITTQRQKQMAAMAATVTESLSVSGILLGRTMGRADSLTRSFAEESERLVDLEVRSSMAGRWRMSTIGIVMAAMPALIYWAAGLALQSGGPAISLGTLVAFVSLQQGLFRPAVSLLSTGVQMQTSLALFQRIFEYLDLPVDITEPAEPVRLAKVRGEVSFEKVAFHYDPEGQGRPTLDGIDVTVPAGGSLAVVGPTGSGKSTLSYLVPRLYDVTGGRVALDGVDVRDLDFDTLARAVGVVSQETYLFHASVADNLRFAKPDATEEEIEAAARAAQIHDHIASLPDGYDTLVGERGYRFSGGEKQRLAIARTILRDPPVLILDEATSALDTRTEHAVQQAIDALSAGRTTITIAHRLSTVRDADQIVVLEAGRIAERGTHEELLARDGRYAALVRSDARAAVQSEQANVGSVVPQNV; encoded by the coding sequence ATGCGCCCCCACGACCAGTCCGACTGGACGCCCCCGCCCCGCGACTCCGCCCAGCCCAAGGAGCCCGCGCAGCTGCGGCGCATCCTGCGGCTCTTCCGCCCTTACCGTGCCCGCCTCGTGCTCGTCGGCCTCCTCGTCGGCGCCGCCTCGCTGGTCTCGGTCGCCTCGCCGTTCCTCCTCAGGGAGATCCTGGACACCGCGATCCCGCAGGGCCGTACGGGGCTGCTGAGCCTCCTCGCCCTCGGCATGATCGCCACCGCCGTCCTGACCAGCGTCTTCGGCGTGCTCCAGACGCTGATCTCCACGACCGTCGGCCAGCGCGTCATGCACGACCTGCGCACCGGGGTCTACGAGCAGCTCCAGCGGATGCCGCTCGCCTTCTTCACGCGCACACGCACGGGCGAGGTCCAGTCCCGCATCGCCAACGACATCGGCGGCATGCAGGCGACCGTGACGTCCACGGCCACCTCGCTCGTCTCCAACCTCACCGCCGTCGTCGCGACCGTCGTCGCCATGCTCGCGCTCGACTGGCGGCTCACCGTCGTCTCCCTGCTCCTGCTGCCCGTCTTCGTCTGGATCAGCCGCCGCGTCGGCCGCGAGCGCAAGGCGATCACCACGCAGCGCCAGAAGCAGATGGCCGCCATGGCCGCGACCGTCACCGAGTCCCTCTCGGTGAGCGGCATTCTGCTCGGCCGCACCATGGGCCGCGCCGATTCCCTGACCAGGTCCTTCGCCGAGGAGTCCGAGCGCCTCGTCGACCTCGAAGTGCGCTCCTCCATGGCCGGACGGTGGCGCATGTCCACCATCGGCATCGTCATGGCCGCCATGCCTGCCCTGATCTACTGGGCCGCCGGTCTCGCGCTCCAGTCGGGCGGCCCCGCGATATCGCTCGGCACGCTCGTCGCCTTCGTCTCCCTCCAGCAGGGTCTCTTCCGGCCCGCCGTGAGCCTGCTCTCCACCGGCGTGCAGATGCAGACCTCGCTCGCCCTCTTCCAGCGCATCTTCGAATACCTGGACCTGCCCGTCGACATCACCGAGCCCGCCGAGCCCGTCCGGCTCGCGAAGGTCCGCGGCGAGGTGAGCTTCGAGAAGGTCGCGTTCCATTACGACCCCGAGGGCCAGGGCCGCCCGACCCTTGACGGGATCGACGTCACCGTCCCCGCCGGCGGCAGCCTGGCTGTCGTCGGGCCCACCGGCTCCGGGAAGTCCACCCTCAGCTACCTCGTGCCCCGGCTGTACGACGTCACCGGCGGCCGTGTCGCCCTCGACGGCGTCGACGTGCGGGACCTTGACTTCGACACCCTGGCCCGTGCCGTCGGCGTCGTCTCCCAGGAGACCTACCTCTTCCACGCCTCGGTCGCCGACAATCTGCGCTTCGCCAAGCCGGACGCCACCGAGGAGGAGATCGAGGCCGCCGCGCGCGCCGCGCAGATCCACGACCACATCGCCTCGCTGCCCGACGGGTACGACACCCTCGTCGGGGAGCGCGGCTACCGCTTCTCGGGCGGCGAGAAGCAGCGGCTGGCCATCGCGCGCACGATCCTGCGCGACCCGCCGGTGCTCATCCTCGACGAGGCGACCAGCGCCCTCGACACGCGCACGGAGCACGCCGTGCAGCAGGCCATCGACGCGCTCTCGGCCGGCCGCACCACCATCACCATCGCCCACCGGCTCTCCACCGTCCGCGACGCCGACCAGATCGTCGTCCTGGAGGCGGGCCGGATCGCGGAGCGCGGGACGCACGAGGAGCTGCTCGCCCGGGACGGGCGGTACGCCGCCCTGGTCCGGAGTGACGCCCGGGCTGCGGTGCAGAGCGAACAAGCGAACGTGGGATCGGTTGTTCCCCAGAACGTGTGA
- a CDS encoding ABC transporter ATP-binding protein yields the protein MQAGEQTSAAPGPHGHELSAMGVTVAYEGVDVVHDASMTLRPGEVTVLVGPNGSGKSTLLRTIARLQQPRTATLVLDGDTDGLALSPREFSRHVALLTQGRPTPSGLTVRDVVEFGRYPYRGRWGKADPGGREAVDRALAMTGVTELAERGAEHLSGGQLQRVWLAGCLAQQTGVLLLDEPTTYLDLRYQVELLDLMRDLADDHGIAVGAVLHDLDQTAAVADRIVLLDAGRVVADGTPEDVLTPERLTATYGIRIEVDTDPLTGRLRTRAIGRHHSRSERLSTTS from the coding sequence GTGCAAGCAGGCGAACAGACCTCCGCGGCCCCGGGCCCCCACGGTCATGAACTCTCGGCCATGGGTGTCACCGTGGCGTACGAAGGCGTCGACGTCGTCCACGACGCGTCCATGACGCTGCGCCCCGGCGAAGTGACCGTCCTGGTCGGCCCGAACGGTAGCGGCAAGTCGACGCTGCTGCGCACCATCGCGCGCCTCCAGCAGCCCCGGACCGCCACGCTCGTCCTCGACGGCGACACCGACGGTCTCGCGCTGAGCCCCCGTGAGTTCTCGCGCCACGTCGCCCTGCTCACCCAGGGACGCCCCACGCCCAGCGGGCTCACGGTCAGGGACGTGGTCGAGTTCGGCCGCTACCCGTACCGGGGACGCTGGGGCAAGGCCGACCCGGGCGGCAGGGAAGCGGTGGACCGCGCGCTCGCCATGACGGGCGTCACGGAACTCGCGGAGCGCGGCGCCGAGCACCTCTCCGGCGGTCAGCTCCAGCGCGTCTGGCTCGCCGGCTGCCTCGCGCAGCAGACGGGCGTGCTGCTGCTCGACGAACCCACGACCTACCTCGACCTCCGCTACCAGGTCGAACTCCTCGACCTCATGCGCGACCTGGCGGACGACCACGGCATCGCCGTCGGCGCCGTCCTCCACGACCTCGACCAGACCGCGGCCGTCGCCGACCGGATCGTCCTGCTCGACGCGGGACGGGTCGTCGCGGACGGCACCCCCGAGGACGTACTGACTCCCGAGCGGCTGACCGCCACGTACGGCATCCGCATCGAAGTAGACACCGATCCACTCACCGGCCGGCTGCGCACCCGTGCGATAGGCCGCCACCACTCGCGAAGCGAAAGGCTCAGCACCACATCATGA
- a CDS encoding FAD-binding and (Fe-S)-binding domain-containing protein, which translates to MPLLEPNPQALRPGTKRSPAPDRVPELQSRGTPRRLREELTELLGAEKVLSGLSDLVRYASDASPYRFVPQVVVVAEDIDDISAVLSYAHGKGREVVFRAAGTSLNGQAQGEDILVDVRRHWAGVEVLDGGARARIRPGTTVVRANAALAPHGRVLGPDPASAIACTLGGVVANNASGMTAGTTRNSYRTLASLTFVLPSGTVVDTADPAADEELARAEPGLCAALTALKAEIEADAELTARIRAKYTIKNTNGYRLDAFLDGSTPVQILRGLMVGSEGTFGFIAETVFDTLPLDREVSTALLFFPSLPAAAAAVPLFNEAGALAVELMDGNTLRASVSVSGVPADWAELPKETAALLVEFRAPDAAGREAYERAAGTVLAGLDLVAPVASVENAFTRDPKRINGYWKARKAFVTAVGGSRPSGTTLITEDFAVPPDRLAEACAELLDLQSRHGFDAAVAGHAAHGNLHFLLAFDAGDPADVERYAAFMDEFCKLTVERFDGSLKAEHATGRNIAPFLELEWGTKATELMWRVKEVIDPDGVLAPRIVLDRDPQAHLRGLKTIPKVELIADPCIECGFCEPTCPSHDLTTTPRQRIVLRREMMRQPDGSPVEARLLEAYGYDAVDTCAGDSTCKLACPVGIDTGALMKDFRHQRHSPREERIAALTAKNFRAVEASARLAVAAADRIGDRVLERLTGLARKAIRHDLVPEWLPEVPGAAARRLPRTHRPAAVAVYYPACVNRIFAGPDGHSGPSLPEAVVALSARAGKPVWIPDDVAGTCCATIWHSKGYERGNEVMANRIVEAAWGWTAGGKLPLVVDASSCTLGIAHEVVPYLTDDNRELHAELTVLDSLVWAADELLPRLDVRRRVTSAVVHPTCSMRHLGDEEQLTRLAEACAEEVVVPADAGCCAFAGDRGMLHPELTASATAREAAEVTARSFDVHLSANRMCEIGMDRATGRSYGSVLLSLERATRP; encoded by the coding sequence ATGCCGCTGCTTGAGCCGAACCCGCAGGCCCTTCGCCCCGGTACGAAGCGGAGTCCGGCCCCGGACCGGGTTCCCGAGCTCCAGTCGCGGGGCACGCCGCGGCGGCTGCGCGAGGAGCTGACCGAGCTCCTCGGCGCGGAGAAGGTCCTGTCGGGCCTCTCCGACCTGGTCCGTTACGCCTCCGACGCCAGCCCGTACCGTTTCGTCCCGCAGGTCGTCGTGGTCGCCGAGGACATCGACGACATCTCCGCCGTCCTGTCGTACGCGCACGGCAAGGGCCGCGAGGTCGTCTTCCGGGCCGCCGGGACCAGTCTCAACGGCCAGGCGCAGGGCGAGGACATCCTCGTCGACGTCCGCCGCCACTGGGCGGGCGTCGAGGTCCTGGACGGCGGCGCCCGCGCCCGGATCCGCCCCGGCACCACCGTCGTCCGGGCCAACGCGGCGCTCGCGCCGCACGGGCGGGTCCTGGGGCCCGATCCGGCCAGCGCGATCGCCTGCACGCTCGGCGGGGTCGTCGCCAACAACGCCTCGGGGATGACCGCGGGGACCACCCGGAACTCGTACCGGACGCTGGCCTCGCTCACCTTCGTCCTGCCGTCCGGGACGGTGGTCGACACGGCCGACCCGGCGGCCGACGAGGAGCTCGCGCGCGCCGAGCCGGGGCTGTGCGCGGCGCTGACGGCCCTGAAGGCGGAGATCGAGGCGGACGCCGAGCTGACGGCCCGGATCCGGGCCAAGTACACGATCAAGAACACCAACGGCTACCGGCTCGACGCCTTCCTGGACGGCTCCACGCCGGTACAGATCCTGCGGGGCCTGATGGTCGGCTCCGAGGGCACCTTCGGCTTCATCGCCGAGACCGTCTTCGACACCCTCCCGCTGGACCGCGAGGTCTCCACGGCCCTGCTCTTCTTCCCGTCGCTGCCGGCCGCCGCGGCGGCCGTGCCGCTGTTCAACGAGGCCGGGGCGCTCGCGGTGGAGCTGATGGACGGCAACACGCTGCGGGCCTCGGTCAGTGTCTCCGGGGTGCCGGCGGACTGGGCGGAGCTGCCGAAGGAGACGGCGGCGCTCCTGGTGGAGTTCCGGGCCCCGGACGCGGCGGGACGCGAGGCGTACGAGCGGGCGGCCGGCACGGTCCTGGCCGGTCTCGACCTGGTCGCCCCGGTGGCCTCCGTGGAGAACGCGTTCACCCGCGACCCGAAGCGGATCAACGGCTACTGGAAGGCCCGCAAGGCGTTCGTGACGGCCGTGGGCGGCTCGCGGCCCTCGGGGACGACGCTGATCACCGAGGACTTCGCGGTGCCGCCGGACCGGCTGGCGGAGGCCTGCGCCGAGCTGCTCGACCTCCAGTCCCGGCACGGCTTCGACGCGGCCGTCGCCGGCCACGCGGCCCACGGCAACCTCCACTTCCTGCTCGCCTTCGACGCCGGCGACCCCGCCGACGTCGAGCGGTACGCGGCCTTCATGGACGAGTTCTGCAAACTGACCGTGGAGCGCTTCGACGGCTCGCTGAAGGCCGAGCACGCCACCGGACGCAACATCGCGCCGTTCCTGGAGCTGGAGTGGGGCACGAAGGCGACCGAGCTGATGTGGCGGGTCAAGGAGGTCATCGACCCCGACGGCGTCCTCGCCCCCAGGATCGTCCTCGACCGCGACCCGCAGGCCCACCTGCGCGGCCTGAAGACGATCCCCAAGGTCGAACTGATCGCCGACCCCTGTATCGAGTGCGGCTTCTGCGAACCGACCTGTCCCAGCCACGACCTGACGACCACACCACGCCAGCGGATCGTGTTGCGCCGGGAGATGATGCGCCAGCCCGACGGCTCCCCCGTCGAGGCCCGCCTCCTGGAGGCGTACGGCTACGACGCCGTCGACACCTGCGCCGGCGACTCCACCTGCAAACTGGCCTGCCCCGTCGGCATCGACACGGGCGCGCTGATGAAGGACTTCCGCCATCAGCGGCACTCACCCCGCGAGGAGAGGATCGCCGCGCTCACCGCGAAGAACTTCCGCGCGGTGGAGGCCTCGGCGCGGCTCGCCGTGGCCGCCGCGGACCGGATCGGGGACCGGGTCCTGGAGCGGCTGACCGGCCTGGCCCGCAAGGCGATCCGCCACGACCTCGTACCGGAGTGGCTGCCCGAGGTCCCCGGCGCCGCCGCGCGCCGGCTGCCCCGCACCCACCGCCCCGCGGCCGTCGCCGTCTACTACCCCGCCTGCGTCAACCGCATCTTCGCGGGGCCCGACGGCCACAGCGGCCCCTCCCTGCCGGAGGCCGTCGTCGCCCTGTCGGCGCGGGCCGGGAAGCCGGTGTGGATCCCCGACGACGTGGCGGGAACGTGCTGCGCCACCATCTGGCACTCCAAGGGGTACGAGCGGGGCAACGAGGTGATGGCCAACCGGATCGTGGAGGCGGCCTGGGGGTGGACCGCCGGCGGAAAGCTCCCCCTCGTCGTCGACGCCTCCTCGTGCACGCTCGGGATCGCGCACGAGGTCGTGCCGTACCTCACCGACGACAACCGCGAGCTGCACGCCGAGCTCACCGTCCTCGACTCCCTCGTCTGGGCCGCCGACGAGCTGCTCCCCCGGCTCGACGTGCGCCGTCGGGTCACGTCCGCCGTCGTCCATCCGACCTGCTCCATGCGCCACCTCGGCGACGAGGAGCAGCTGACCAGGCTCGCCGAGGCGTGCGCCGAGGAGGTCGTCGTCCCCGCCGACGCGGGCTGCTGCGCCTTCGCGGGCGATCGCGGGATGCTCCACCCCGAGCTGACCGCCTCGGCCACCGCCCGCGAGGCCGCCGAGGTGACGGCCCGTTCCTTCGACGTGCATCTGTCGGCCAACCGGATGTGCGAGATCGGGATGGACCGGGCGACGGGCCGGAGCTACGGGTCGGTGCTGCTCTCCCTGGAGCGCGCGACCCGGCCCTGA
- the mltG gene encoding endolytic transglycosylase MltG, with protein MTYRQSSPYAPPRRPRRPSLPRPPRRARLTRRGRLALLLGAVVAVAAAITVPLLLRPGDEPAVEKPRTLLVPEGWRSGQVYTAVDRALGLPEGTARKAATLPGAAVLPLPAEAGGNPEGYLFPATYPVVVATTPEGLLRYMVETAGKRFGTERIAEGARAYGMSVYQAVTAASIVQAEADSPEDMAKVARVVHNRLARGMALQMDSTLNYALGRSTVDTTLADTRSASPYNTYERKGLPPTPIGNPGEQAVDAVIRPADGDWLYFVTVAPGDTRFTADYALHQENVAEFNANRRAERAG; from the coding sequence ATGACGTACCGGCAGTCGTCACCGTACGCACCCCCACGCCGCCCCCGCCGCCCCTCACTTCCCCGGCCTCCGCGCCGCGCCCGGCTCACCCGGCGCGGCCGTCTGGCACTCCTGCTCGGCGCCGTCGTCGCCGTGGCCGCCGCGATCACCGTCCCGCTCCTGCTGCGCCCGGGCGACGAACCGGCCGTCGAAAAGCCCCGCACCCTCCTCGTCCCGGAAGGGTGGCGGTCGGGGCAGGTCTACACGGCCGTCGACCGGGCGCTCGGGCTGCCCGAGGGAACGGCGCGGAAGGCCGCGACCTTGCCGGGCGCCGCCGTGCTCCCGCTCCCCGCCGAGGCCGGCGGAAACCCCGAGGGCTACCTCTTCCCCGCCACCTATCCGGTCGTGGTCGCCACCACCCCGGAAGGCCTCCTCCGCTACATGGTGGAGACCGCGGGCAAACGGTTCGGCACCGAGCGGATCGCCGAGGGTGCGCGGGCGTACGGGATGAGCGTGTACCAGGCGGTGACCGCGGCCAGCATCGTGCAGGCGGAGGCCGACAGCCCCGAGGACATGGCCAAGGTCGCCCGGGTCGTGCACAACCGGCTCGCCCGGGGCATGGCCCTGCAGATGGACTCGACGCTGAACTACGCGCTGGGCCGCAGCACGGTCGACACGACCCTGGCGGACACCAGGAGCGCCAGCCCGTACAACACGTATGAGCGGAAGGGGCTGCCGCCGACGCCCATCGGGAACCCGGGGGAGCAGGCGGTGGACGCGGTGATCCGTCCGGCGGACGGGGACTGGCTGTATTTCGTCACCGTGGCCCCGGGGGACACCCGCTTCACGGCCGACTACGCCCTCCACCAGGAGAACGTGGCGGAGTTCAACGCGAACCGGCGCGCGGAACGCGCCGGCTGA
- a CDS encoding MarR family winged helix-turn-helix transcriptional regulator gives MSTSDRPSGSDHRFSGTDADADGALAEQLLRLTRRLHRIQKHHLEPVGITPAQSRLLRTVAHFGEPPRMADLATRLEVVPRAVTSLVDGLETGGRVRRVPDPTNRRVVRIELTDAGRATLRELRSARRAAAEDILAPLTVDQREVLGGLLSALVDRVPESGC, from the coding sequence ATGAGCACCTCCGACCGCCCGAGCGGCTCCGACCACCGGTTCAGCGGAACCGACGCCGATGCCGACGGGGCCCTCGCCGAGCAGTTGCTGCGGCTCACCCGGCGCCTGCACCGCATCCAGAAGCACCACCTGGAGCCGGTCGGCATCACCCCCGCGCAGTCCCGGCTCCTGCGCACGGTCGCGCACTTCGGGGAGCCGCCCCGGATGGCCGATCTCGCGACCCGGCTCGAAGTCGTCCCGAGGGCCGTGACCAGCCTCGTCGACGGCCTGGAGACGGGCGGCCGGGTGCGCAGGGTCCCGGATCCGACCAACCGCAGGGTGGTCCGGATCGAGCTCACCGACGCGGGGCGCGCCACGCTGCGGGAGCTGCGCAGCGCGCGCCGGGCGGCCGCAGAGGACATCCTTGCTCCATTGACCGTCGATCAGCGCGAGGTGCTCGGAGGTCTGCTGTCCGCTCTGGTCGACCGCGTCCCGGAGAGCGGCTGCTGA
- a CDS encoding LLM class flavin-dependent oxidoreductase, giving the protein MTVHLHWFLPTGGDGRTLVDRHAYADGGITRNGTVPGLRAPDITYLTQIAKAAEQLGFEAVLTPTGTWCEDAWLTTVALAQHTERLKFLVAFRPGVISPVLAAQMAATYQRITRGRLLLNVVTGGDSTEQRRFGDRLDHDRRYARTAEFLSVVRGVWSGRPFDYDGEHFRIEGGLTALPPDPLPEVFFGGSSPAAGPVAAEHADVYLTWGEPPWQVKEKIDWIRRLAEERGRTVRFGIRLHTVSRDSAREAWATADRLLADLDDGTVASAQELLGRTESVGQQRMLALHGRGSLDRDKLEISPNLWAGVGLVRGGAGTALVGSHTDVADRIEEYHDLGVEHFVLSGYPHLEEAYWFGEGVTPELVARGLVAPREDLRLPKS; this is encoded by the coding sequence ATGACCGTCCACCTGCACTGGTTCCTGCCGACCGGCGGCGACGGCCGGACCCTCGTCGACCGGCACGCCTACGCGGACGGCGGGATCACCCGGAACGGGACCGTGCCGGGGCTGCGCGCCCCCGACATCACCTACCTGACCCAAATAGCCAAAGCGGCCGAGCAGTTGGGCTTTGAAGCGGTGCTGACCCCGACCGGAACGTGGTGCGAGGACGCCTGGCTGACCACGGTCGCGCTCGCCCAGCACACCGAGCGCCTCAAGTTCCTCGTCGCGTTCAGGCCGGGGGTGATCTCGCCCGTGCTCGCGGCGCAGATGGCGGCCACGTACCAGCGGATCACCCGGGGCCGCCTGCTCCTCAACGTGGTGACCGGTGGCGACTCCACCGAGCAGCGCCGCTTCGGCGACCGCCTCGACCACGACCGGCGGTACGCGCGCACGGCGGAGTTCCTCTCGGTGGTGCGGGGCGTCTGGAGCGGGCGGCCGTTCGACTACGACGGCGAACACTTCCGGATCGAGGGCGGGCTGACCGCCCTGCCGCCGGACCCGCTGCCGGAGGTCTTCTTCGGCGGTTCGTCCCCGGCGGCGGGTCCGGTCGCGGCGGAGCACGCGGACGTCTACCTGACGTGGGGCGAGCCGCCGTGGCAGGTGAAGGAGAAAATCGACTGGATCCGTCGCCTCGCGGAGGAGCGCGGGCGGACGGTCCGCTTCGGGATCCGGCTGCACACGGTCTCGCGCGACTCGGCACGGGAGGCCTGGGCCACCGCCGACCGGCTGCTCGCCGACCTCGACGACGGGACGGTCGCCTCCGCGCAGGAGCTCCTCGGCCGCACCGAGTCCGTCGGCCAGCAGCGGATGCTGGCCCTGCACGGACGCGGCTCCCTCGACCGGGACAAGCTGGAGATCTCGCCGAACCTGTGGGCGGGCGTCGGACTCGTCCGGGGCGGGGCCGGAACCGCGCTGGTCGGCAGCCACACCGATGTCGCGGACCGGATCGAGGAGTACCACGACCTGGGCGTGGAGCATTTCGTGCTGTCGGGCTACCCGCACCTGGAGGAGGCGTACTGGTTCGGCGAGGGCGTGACGCCGGAGCTCGTGGCGCGCGGACTCGTCGCCCCGCGGGAAGATCTCCGACTCCCGAAGAGTTAG
- a CDS encoding NAD(P)-binding domain-containing protein: MNEFGGAAVQATSVDVVVIGAGQAGLSAAFHLRRAGLEPDRDFVVLDHSPHAGGAWQFRWPSLTYGKVHGMYALPGMELAGADPARPSSEVIGAYFDTYERTFDLRVHRPVDVTAVREGDGGRLLVETSEGPYATRALINATGTWDRPFWPRYQGQETFRGRQLHTSGYPGPEEFAGKRVIVVGGGASGTQHLMEIAEVAAETTWVTRREPVFREGPFGEAEGRAAVALVEERVRLGLPPQSVVSVTGLPLNDAIRAARERGVMDRLPMFDRITPTGVAWDDGRTVDADVILWATGFRAAIEHLTPLRLREPGGGIRVEGTRAVRDERVHLVGYGPSASTIGANRAGRAAVTDIRRLLTREPAAAPTA; encoded by the coding sequence GTGAACGAATTCGGTGGAGCAGCGGTCCAGGCCACATCCGTGGACGTCGTCGTCATCGGCGCCGGGCAGGCGGGCCTCTCGGCCGCCTTCCACCTGCGGCGCGCCGGCCTGGAGCCGGACCGGGACTTCGTCGTGCTCGACCACTCCCCGCACGCGGGCGGCGCCTGGCAGTTCCGGTGGCCGTCCCTCACGTACGGCAAGGTGCACGGCATGTACGCGCTGCCCGGCATGGAGCTGGCCGGCGCCGATCCGGCGCGCCCCTCGTCGGAGGTGATCGGCGCGTACTTCGACACGTACGAGCGGACCTTCGACCTGCGGGTCCACCGGCCCGTCGACGTCACCGCCGTCCGGGAGGGCGACGGCGGACGGCTGCTCGTCGAGACCTCCGAGGGCCCGTACGCGACACGTGCCCTGATCAACGCGACCGGCACGTGGGACCGCCCCTTCTGGCCCCGGTACCAGGGGCAGGAGACCTTCCGGGGCCGCCAGCTGCACACCTCCGGCTACCCGGGCCCCGAGGAGTTCGCCGGGAAGAGAGTGATCGTCGTCGGCGGCGGGGCCTCCGGGACCCAGCACCTCATGGAGATCGCCGAGGTCGCCGCCGAGACGACCTGGGTGACCCGGCGCGAGCCCGTCTTCCGCGAGGGACCCTTCGGGGAGGCGGAGGGCCGCGCCGCCGTGGCGCTCGTCGAGGAGCGCGTACGCCTCGGGCTGCCGCCGCAGAGCGTCGTCTCGGTCACCGGCCTCCCGCTCAACGACGCGATCCGCGCGGCACGCGAGCGCGGCGTCATGGACCGGCTGCCGATGTTCGACCGGATCACCCCGACCGGAGTGGCCTGGGACGACGGGCGGACCGTCGACGCGGACGTGATCCTGTGGGCGACCGGCTTCCGCGCCGCCATCGAGCATCTGACACCGCTGCGCCTGCGGGAGCCGGGCGGCGGCATCCGGGTGGAGGGCACGCGAGCGGTCCGGGACGAGCGCGTCCACCTCGTCGGCTACGGCCCCTCGGCCTCGACGATCGGCGCCAACCGGGCCGGCCGCGCGGCCGTCACCGACATCCGCCGCCTGCTGACCCGCGAGCCCGCCGCCGCCCCGACGGCCTGA
- a CDS encoding putative leader peptide codes for MLRSAVLTTRGHIDLLRVASAACRRGR; via the coding sequence ATGTTGCGTTCAGCAGTGCTCACCACGCGCGGTCACATCGACCTGCTGCGGGTGGCCTCCGCCGCGTGTCGCCGCGGCCGCTGA